Within Staphylococcus sp. NRL 16/872, the genomic segment TTAAGGAGTGGGAGTAATGAAAGGCTTCAAAGTCGCTGGAATAGTCGCATTATTATTTGCATTGGTTCTTGTTACTGCATGTGGTAATGTAAGTAATAACGGTTCTAAGGATTCCGATAACAAATCCTCATCATCGAAAGATTCGATTGAAATTAAACATGAGTTAGGTACAACAAAAGTTCCTAAAGATGCTAAAAAAGTAGTAGCTTTAGAATTCTCATTTGTAGACGCATTAGCTGCGCTAGATGTAAAACCTGTTGGAATAGCTGATGATAATAAACCCAATCGTATTATCAAACCTTTAAAAGATAAAATTGGTAACTATACATCTGTAGGTGCGCGTAAACAACCAAACTTAGAAGAAATCAGCAAGTTAAAACCAGACCTAATCATTGCAGATAGTAATAGACATAAAGGTATTTATAAAGAGCTAAGCAAAATTGCTCCAACTATTGAACTAAAAAGTTTCGACGGAGATTATAATGATAATATCGATGCTTTCAAAACTGTCGCTAAAGCTTTAAATAAAGAAGACGAAGGTAAAAAACGTTTAGATGAACATAAGAAAAAATTAGCTGAATATAAAGATGAAATTCAATTTGATAAAAATGAAAAAGTCTTACCAGCTGTAGCTTCTAAATCAGGATTACTTGCTCATCCAAGTGAATCTTATGTTGGTCAATTTTTAACTGAACTTGGCTTTAAAGAAGCATTAACTAAAGATGTAACTAAAGGTTTAAGTAAATATTTACAAGGACCTTACTTACAGTTAAATGCTGAAACATTAAAAGACGTGAATCCAGAACGTATGTTTATTATGACTGACGGTGCAAGTCCAAAAGAACCATCTTATCAAGAAATGAAAAAAGATCCAGTTTGGGATACTTTAGATGCAGTTAAACATAATCGTGTAAGTATAGTAAATCGTGACACATGGGCACGTGCACGTGGTTTAATATCTTCAGAAGAGATGGCTAAAGAACTTGTTGAAATTTCTAAAAAAGATAAAGAGAAGTAAGGTGGATGAACAATGACTATGAGATCAACTGATAGTCAATCCGCTAATGAAAGAGCAACTAAGAAACGCACTACACTCACGTTCCTCGTGAGTGTGTGCTTTCTTTTTATTTTTGCATACTTTAATTTAGCGATTGGTTCTTCAGACATTCATGCAAAAGATATTTATGACTATTTTTTTACTTCAGTAGACAATAAACAAACATTCCTTATTCATAACGTAAGAATGCCAAGAATGATTGGTGGCTTAATCATAGGTGGCGCACTTGCGCTTGCTGGTTTATTAATGCAAGCTATTACTAGAAATCCGTTGGCTTCTCCTCAAATATTTGGCGTCAACTCAGGTGCTTCTTTTGTTATCGTTTTAGTAACTATTTTAATTCCATCTCTTGGAAAATATGCTACATTACTTGCTTTCATTGGTTCATTTATTGGGGGTCTAACAGTATATTTACTTTCAGGCTCAACAAAAAAGATTACGCCAGTAAAACTAGCATTAGCAGGTATGGCTATTCATTTGTTTTTCAGTAGCTTAACGCAAGGAATTATTATTTTAAACGAAGACTCGAATACAACAGTGATGTTCTGGCTAGTCGGATCATTAAATGGATTAAAATGGACATCAGTACTTTCGATCATGCCATGGCTCCTTATAGCATTCATCATTACATTATTAATGGGACGCCAATTAACAATTATGGAATTAGGAGACGATATCGCTAAAGGATTAGGACAAAAAACTCAACTTATTCGTATTATTATTGGACTTCTTGTTATTGTGTTAGCTGGCGCTTCTGTTTCAATAGCAGGTCCAATTGGTTTTGTTGGTTTAATTGTCCCTCATATAGTTAAACGTTACGTAAGCAAAGATTACTTTATTATGGTACCGTTAACTTTTCTAGTAGGTGCAGATTTATTACTTTTATCTGATATGCTTAGTCGCCTCATTACATTCCCATATGAATCTCCAGTAGGTATTGTAACGTCATTTGTAGGGGCTATTTATTTCTTATTAATTACACTTAGAGGGGTGAAACGAATATGACAAAACGAAATTTATCTATTCGTTACGCCATTGTTATCGTTTGTTTAATTATTAGTATTTTTATAAGTTTATGCGTTGGCTCTACTATGTATAGCCCTATGAAAGCATTAAAAGGTATATTTACATTGGATGACTTTATTTTAAATGAATACCGTATACCACGAACATTATTAGGATTTGGAGTTGGTAGCAGTTTAGCCATTTCTGGTGCAGTGATTCAAGGTGTAGTAAGAAATCCGCTAGCCTCACCGGATGTGATTGGTATTACTAAAGGTGCAAGTTTAGCCGCTATTATCGTAATTATGGTATTCCCAACTGCGCCACTCATTGTATTACCAATAGGTTCATTCATTGGTGCGTTAGTTATCAGCTTAATTTTGTCATTTTTAATTTCAAAGTTTAACATCAAAGGTTCTACACTTGCATTGATTGGTTTAGCCATAGGTGCTATTTGTACGGCAGTAGTACAATTTTTATTAATTCGTAACCCTATGGATGCTAATAATGCATTAATTTGGTTAACTGGTAGCTTATATGGTCATACAATTGAGAACTTTTATTCAATTATTCCTTGGTTTATTATTACTTTGCCATTAGTATTAGGTTTAAGTTATCAATTAGATATTTTAAATTTAGGAGATAATATTGCAGTAGCATTAGGTGCTAAAGTTCAACACCTTAAGATGATTTTACTTATTTTATCTGTCATGCTAGCAGGGGCGTCTATTTCAGTTGTGGGTGGCATTAGTTTCTTAGGACTTATTTCCCCACATATTGCTAGATCGCTCGTAGGACAACGTTATTTCCATGTTGTGATCATGTCTGGTTTAATAGGTGCAGTACTTATCTTAGTCAGTGATGGATTAGCAAGAGGTATCCATCCACCATTAGATATTCCAGTAGGTGTTATTATCGCTATTATAGGTGTTCCATATTTCTTATTTTTACTTAGAAGAATTTAATAACTCCTTTCATAAAGCTAATTCCTTTTATATTTTAGAGGAATTAGCTTTTTTATGTTGCACCCTTTTTGAAAATGAGATATAGTAAAGAACATATTGTTTATAAAAATACAAATAAAGACATATTTATATATAATTAATCGGAAAAATGTCCTCTTATTACATAAATTATGTATATACAAACATTCATTATATAAAGAAAGAAGGCATAAAATTGAAAGGATACACCAGACAAGACATTGTTAAAGGTCGAGTCAAATTTATAACAATGTCCATTATAGGAATTATCTTATTTTTGATTCCTATACCTACAGTTCAAGATGGAAAAAAACAAACGACTTTACCAGTTGCCTTTTTAGCTAACTTACTAAAGGAATTACTAGGTAATGCGATGCCTATTATCATTCTATTTATTATTACGCTTTCAGGAATATTGACTATATTATATTCATTAATATTGAGAAATAAAGTTAAACCAGGGAGTTTAATTGAAAGTGCATTTAAAGTAGGTCCAGTGTGGTTGGTGTTACGTGTACTAGCTGTATTTTTAGCATGGATGACATATCTTAAACTTGGATCCAAAGTTATTTATTCTGAAGATACAGGTGGTCTTGTATTTAATGATTTACTACCTACATTAGTTGCTGTTTTCTTATTTGCAGCATTATTCTTACCATTTTTAATGGAATACGGTTTATTAGAATTTTTAGGACCATTGTTTAGACCAATAATGCGACCACTATTTACCTTACCTGGCCGTTCAACTGTAGATAACCTAGCTTCATTTATTGGAGATGGAACAGTTGGTGTACTTATTACAAGTCGTCAGTATGAACGTGGTATCTATTCTAGGAGAGAGTCTATCGTTATTTCCACGACGTTTAGTGTAGTATCGATTACTTTCGCGATTGTCATTGCTGAAACAGTTGGATTGCAACATAAGTTCTTTGCATTTTATTTAACAGTTATTATTTCTTGTTTTGTAGCAGCTATGATTATGCCTAGAATTTGGCCTTTAAATAAAATACCGGATGAGTTTACTAAGGAAGTCTCTGAAGAAACTCGTCTTGAAAAATTACCAGAAGGTAAAAGTGCACTCAAACACGGGTTTGATGAAGCGACAATAGTTGGATTAAAAGCACCAGGTTTCAAAGAATTTATGAAATCAGGATGTAAGACAGTGGTAGATATGTGGTTTGTAATTTTACCAGTGGTTATGAGTATTGGGACGTTAGCCACAATTATTGCAAATTATACGCCTGTTTTTACAATTGTAGGCAAACCATTTATTCCAATTTTAGAGTTATTGCAAATTCCGGAAGCTACAAAAGCTTCTGAAACATTGTTGATTGGATTTGCTGATATGTTTTTACCTTCAATTTTAATAGCAAATGCCCACAGTGAAATTACAAGATTTGTTATCGGTGCTTTAAGTATTTCTCAGCTAATTTATTTATCAGA encodes:
- a CDS encoding iron ABC transporter permease, whose protein sequence is MTMRSTDSQSANERATKKRTTLTFLVSVCFLFIFAYFNLAIGSSDIHAKDIYDYFFTSVDNKQTFLIHNVRMPRMIGGLIIGGALALAGLLMQAITRNPLASPQIFGVNSGASFVIVLVTILIPSLGKYATLLAFIGSFIGGLTVYLLSGSTKKITPVKLALAGMAIHLFFSSLTQGIIILNEDSNTTVMFWLVGSLNGLKWTSVLSIMPWLLIAFIITLLMGRQLTIMELGDDIAKGLGQKTQLIRIIIGLLVIVLAGASVSIAGPIGFVGLIVPHIVKRYVSKDYFIMVPLTFLVGADLLLLSDMLSRLITFPYESPVGIVTSFVGAIYFLLITLRGVKRI
- a CDS encoding Fe(3+) dicitrate ABC transporter substrate-binding protein yields the protein MKGFKVAGIVALLFALVLVTACGNVSNNGSKDSDNKSSSSKDSIEIKHELGTTKVPKDAKKVVALEFSFVDALAALDVKPVGIADDNKPNRIIKPLKDKIGNYTSVGARKQPNLEEISKLKPDLIIADSNRHKGIYKELSKIAPTIELKSFDGDYNDNIDAFKTVAKALNKEDEGKKRLDEHKKKLAEYKDEIQFDKNEKVLPAVASKSGLLAHPSESYVGQFLTELGFKEALTKDVTKGLSKYLQGPYLQLNAETLKDVNPERMFIMTDGASPKEPSYQEMKKDPVWDTLDAVKHNRVSIVNRDTWARARGLISSEEMAKELVEISKKDKEK
- a CDS encoding YjiH family protein, whose protein sequence is MKGYTRQDIVKGRVKFITMSIIGIILFLIPIPTVQDGKKQTTLPVAFLANLLKELLGNAMPIIILFIITLSGILTILYSLILRNKVKPGSLIESAFKVGPVWLVLRVLAVFLAWMTYLKLGSKVIYSEDTGGLVFNDLLPTLVAVFLFAALFLPFLMEYGLLEFLGPLFRPIMRPLFTLPGRSTVDNLASFIGDGTVGVLITSRQYERGIYSRRESIVISTTFSVVSITFAIVIAETVGLQHKFFAFYLTVIISCFVAAMIMPRIWPLNKIPDEFTKEVSEETRLEKLPEGKSALKHGFDEATIVGLKAPGFKEFMKSGCKTVVDMWFVILPVVMSIGTLATIIANYTPVFTIVGKPFIPILELLQIPEATKASETLLIGFADMFLPSILIANAHSEITRFVIGALSISQLIYLSEVGGVILGSKIPVSIGKLFAIFLIRTAITLPIIALMAHLLL
- a CDS encoding iron chelate uptake ABC transporter family permease subunit; its protein translation is MTKRNLSIRYAIVIVCLIISIFISLCVGSTMYSPMKALKGIFTLDDFILNEYRIPRTLLGFGVGSSLAISGAVIQGVVRNPLASPDVIGITKGASLAAIIVIMVFPTAPLIVLPIGSFIGALVISLILSFLISKFNIKGSTLALIGLAIGAICTAVVQFLLIRNPMDANNALIWLTGSLYGHTIENFYSIIPWFIITLPLVLGLSYQLDILNLGDNIAVALGAKVQHLKMILLILSVMLAGASISVVGGISFLGLISPHIARSLVGQRYFHVVIMSGLIGAVLILVSDGLARGIHPPLDIPVGVIIAIIGVPYFLFLLRRI